In the genome of Angustibacter luteus, one region contains:
- a CDS encoding BTAD domain-containing putative transcriptional regulator: MQVHVLGPLEVVRDGHQVDLGGRKQRALLGLLVAANGRPVSVERLVDQLWDDDPPAKVMASLQAYVANLRRLLEPEREARAPASVLVTRAPGYALVVPAGAVDAEAFAREAAQGRELVGSDPGRARDLLVTALSRWRGDAYADLSSVPALGAEAQRLASLRLGVIEDRWGAELAAGAAASAVPELEALVAEHPVRERLWELLARALYATQRQAEALQALRRARHYLVDELGLDPSPQLRRLEEAVLAQDASLEPGTGPVPVPGEPGRAVLADRATDGDVALGLVGRTAALDALDDVLARARSGHGRLVLVSGEPGIGKTRLAETAVARALAGGMRCGWGGWDAEDGTPALRPWASALEDLGVQLPDLTTGPSQTLDGESSTFQLADSVAATLQAIGSPTGSLLVLDDLHWADPDSLRLLRRLAALLPDLPAVVVATTRTAEAEISPSLAQTLASLARTDPLRIPLDGLDVHDVAAYVRDRTGVDVDDAMAAAVAERTDGNPFYVSELVRLLASEGVLTDLAAARRLDVPHGVRDVVRLRLAQLPEGSEAVLATAAVVGRSFDLDVVEDAAQSSPDDTDAVIEAALMSGLVEEDPRTPGRYRFAHALVRESVYGWAAGPRRARTHARVAQALERRRVGHIDAHLSELAQHYHLAGPTHARSAWTFAARAATLAEQQTAYDESARLYEIALDAVAADPLATGPERYRLLCGLGKARHRMSRVAEAWEPLEQAAELALSEGDAAAAARAALLITDHAVWTWRGYQQPHPAAIALWHRIERQLPPSEGELRARVLAALAMEQLFLPDTAQVRSALVAEAMDLARAHCTEEGLQSLLHVVHVAIEQPENTHWRDEIGEELVAIAERRGDPGDLARALCARASTYGELARWTAARDDLTRAHELARQHHEVASRLISGWGLSMMRFAEGDVEGAEAGLVPLVALQASVSMPGAGLDLCQLATARYAAGRLPELTDVFASAMLVVPEFHDLHALSLALGGRVDEARALIGSWANQPPLHRDYLWELLTVVRALLWLELGDREALHALRDELAPFADRITVGGMSAGSLGSVSLTLGRLELALGDTAAGLTHLQSALDVHERLGLVPWADLARDCLAAAQVTTESELF, translated from the coding sequence GTGCAGGTGCACGTGCTGGGACCGCTCGAGGTGGTCCGCGACGGCCACCAGGTCGACCTCGGTGGCCGAAAGCAGCGCGCGCTGCTCGGCCTGCTGGTGGCCGCGAACGGACGCCCGGTCTCGGTGGAGCGGCTCGTCGACCAGCTCTGGGACGACGACCCGCCGGCCAAGGTGATGGCGTCGCTGCAGGCCTACGTGGCCAACCTGCGCCGACTCCTCGAGCCTGAGCGTGAGGCTCGTGCCCCGGCGTCCGTGCTGGTCACCCGCGCGCCCGGCTACGCGCTCGTCGTCCCGGCCGGTGCGGTGGACGCCGAGGCCTTCGCCCGGGAGGCGGCGCAGGGTCGCGAGCTCGTTGGGTCCGATCCGGGCCGGGCGCGCGACCTGCTGGTCACCGCGCTGTCCCGCTGGCGCGGCGACGCGTACGCCGACCTGTCGTCCGTGCCGGCGCTGGGCGCGGAGGCCCAGCGGCTGGCCAGCCTGCGGCTCGGTGTCATCGAGGACCGGTGGGGCGCCGAGCTGGCGGCCGGCGCGGCGGCGTCCGCGGTGCCAGAGCTCGAGGCGCTGGTCGCCGAGCACCCGGTGCGCGAGCGGCTGTGGGAGCTGCTGGCCCGCGCCCTGTACGCCACGCAGCGCCAGGCAGAGGCGCTGCAGGCCCTGCGTCGCGCCCGGCACTACCTGGTGGACGAGCTCGGTCTGGACCCCAGCCCCCAGCTGCGCCGCCTCGAGGAGGCCGTGCTGGCGCAGGACGCCTCGCTGGAGCCCGGCACCGGGCCGGTCCCGGTGCCGGGCGAACCCGGCCGCGCGGTCCTCGCCGACCGGGCCACCGACGGGGACGTGGCGCTCGGCCTGGTCGGTCGGACGGCGGCACTGGACGCCCTCGACGACGTGCTGGCCCGGGCCCGCAGCGGCCACGGCCGGCTCGTGCTGGTCAGCGGGGAGCCGGGGATCGGCAAGACCCGGCTGGCGGAGACGGCCGTGGCCCGCGCGCTCGCCGGCGGCATGCGCTGCGGCTGGGGCGGGTGGGACGCCGAGGACGGCACGCCGGCCCTGCGCCCGTGGGCGAGCGCGCTCGAGGACCTCGGCGTCCAGCTGCCCGACCTCACGACCGGGCCGTCGCAGACGCTCGACGGCGAGTCGTCCACGTTCCAGCTGGCCGACTCGGTGGCGGCGACGCTCCAGGCGATCGGCTCGCCGACCGGCAGCCTGCTGGTGCTGGACGACCTGCACTGGGCCGACCCGGACAGCCTGCGGCTGCTGCGCCGCCTCGCCGCGCTGCTGCCGGACCTGCCCGCCGTGGTGGTCGCGACCACGCGGACCGCCGAGGCCGAGATCTCCCCCTCGCTCGCCCAGACGCTGGCGTCGCTGGCCCGCACCGACCCGCTGCGGATCCCGCTCGACGGGCTGGACGTCCACGACGTCGCCGCCTACGTGCGCGACCGCACCGGGGTGGACGTCGACGACGCGATGGCGGCGGCGGTCGCCGAGCGCACCGACGGCAACCCCTTCTACGTCAGCGAGCTGGTCCGGCTGCTGGCCAGCGAGGGGGTCCTCACGGACCTGGCCGCCGCGCGTCGGCTGGACGTCCCGCACGGGGTCCGGGACGTCGTCCGGCTGCGTCTGGCGCAGCTGCCCGAGGGCAGCGAGGCCGTGCTGGCCACGGCCGCGGTGGTCGGTCGCTCGTTCGACCTGGACGTCGTCGAGGACGCCGCGCAGTCCAGCCCGGACGACACGGACGCCGTCATCGAGGCGGCGCTGATGTCCGGCCTGGTCGAGGAGGACCCGCGCACGCCCGGTCGCTACCGGTTCGCGCACGCCCTGGTGCGCGAGAGCGTGTACGGCTGGGCGGCGGGGCCGCGGCGGGCCCGGACGCACGCCCGGGTCGCGCAGGCGCTGGAGCGCCGCCGGGTCGGGCACATCGACGCGCACCTGTCCGAGCTCGCCCAGCACTACCACCTGGCCGGCCCGACGCACGCCCGGTCGGCGTGGACCTTCGCGGCCCGCGCCGCCACCCTCGCCGAGCAGCAGACCGCGTACGACGAGTCCGCCCGCTTGTACGAGATCGCGCTGGACGCCGTCGCCGCGGACCCGTTGGCCACCGGGCCGGAGCGCTACCGCCTGCTGTGCGGTCTCGGAAAGGCCCGGCACCGGATGAGCCGGGTGGCCGAGGCCTGGGAGCCCCTGGAGCAGGCCGCCGAGCTCGCCCTGTCCGAGGGCGACGCCGCGGCGGCGGCGCGCGCCGCGCTGCTGATCACCGACCACGCGGTCTGGACCTGGCGCGGCTACCAGCAGCCGCACCCGGCCGCGATCGCGCTGTGGCACCGGATCGAGCGCCAGCTGCCACCGAGCGAGGGTGAGCTGCGGGCCCGGGTCCTGGCGGCCCTCGCGATGGAGCAGCTCTTCCTGCCGGACACGGCGCAGGTGCGCTCGGCCCTGGTCGCCGAGGCGATGGACCTCGCCCGGGCGCACTGCACCGAGGAGGGGCTGCAGTCGCTGCTGCACGTGGTGCACGTCGCGATCGAGCAGCCGGAGAACACGCACTGGCGCGACGAGATCGGCGAGGAGCTGGTGGCCATCGCCGAGCGCCGCGGCGACCCGGGCGACCTGGCGCGGGCGCTGTGCGCGCGAGCGAGCACGTACGGCGAGCTCGCTCGCTGGACGGCGGCGCGCGACGACCTCACCCGGGCGCACGAGCTCGCCCGGCAGCACCACGAGGTGGCCTCGCGGCTGATCTCCGGCTGGGGGCTGTCCATGATGCGGTTCGCGGAGGGGGACGTCGAGGGCGCCGAGGCCGGGCTGGTGCCGCTGGTCGCGTTGCAGGCCAGTGTCTCCATGCCTGGCGCGGGCCTGGACCTGTGCCAGCTCGCGACGGCCCGCTACGCGGCGGGGCGCCTGCCAGAGCTCACGGACGTGTTCGCGAGCGCGATGCTGGTGGTGCCGGAGTTCCACGACCTGCACGCGCTGTCGCTGGCGCTGGGTGGTCGGGTGGACGAGGCGCGCGCGCTCATCGGTTCGTGGGCGAACCAGCCCCCACTGCACCGCGACTACCTGTGGGAGCTCCTGACCGTCGTCCGCGCACTGCTCTGGCTCGAGCTGGGCGACCGCGAGGCGCTGCACGCGCTGCGCGACGAGCTCGCGCCGTTCGCCGACCGGATCACCGTGGGCGGGATGTCGGCCGGCAGCCTCGGGTCGGTGTCTCTCACGTTGGGCCGGCTCGAGCTCGCGCTCGGCGACACGGCAGCCGGCCTGACCCACCTGCAGTCGGCCCTCGACGTCCACGA
- a CDS encoding MMPL family transporter, translated as MTSLLHRVGAATAAHPWRTIAGWLGAAAVVAALATTLGGPLVDDYTLPGKDSQHAADLLKERFPERSGTSARVVLHVPDGDSGTVAPTTVAAVTGQLQTLPHVSLVEPAQTSADGRTAVLSVQYDAPVTDVDPPAANAALDDAAAPARDAGLQTELGGEVPDQIAPGGNSEMIGIAVAAVILVLAFGSLLAAGLPLLIALAGLGVGMGLVTVLAGSTKISTITPTVAAMVGIGVGIDYALFIVDRHRQHLLAGESVVESAAAAVSTAGRSVVVAGCTVLVALSGLVVSGLPNFMLMGVATGLVVAVSVVAATTLLPALLGLAGQRVLGRRTRRRIAAGEPAVVVRTRPTIAHRWAVQAVKHPWRYAAASLAVLLALAAPVLGMHLGQSDASSESTSSTTRRAYDIVDAAFGPGSNGPLVVVEDLTVSGAPAPTALAAQLASYPGVVAVGAPVLDAHGDTAVVTVVPSSGPQAAATSELVTTLRADLPDSISLTGPTAGFIDFNDFVQEHLLRVIVVVVAASFLLLCLLLRSIVAPLKAALMNLLSVAAAYGAITALFQWGWGTSFLGLEKAVPVNAFVPLFMFAILFGLSMDYEVFLLGRIKEEWDRSHDVKGSVVAGLSSTARVISSAAVIMVAVFAGFAMDDSVAVKMIGTGLAVAVLVDATIVRLVLVPAVMTLMGPATWWLPGRRPRPTAPAETPTRELVLAEEMS; from the coding sequence ATGACCAGCCTGTTGCACCGGGTCGGCGCCGCCACGGCGGCTCACCCCTGGCGCACGATCGCCGGATGGCTCGGCGCCGCCGCAGTCGTCGCCGCGCTCGCGACGACCCTCGGCGGCCCCCTCGTCGACGACTACACCCTGCCCGGCAAGGACTCCCAGCATGCCGCCGACCTGCTGAAGGAGCGCTTCCCCGAGCGGTCCGGCACCAGTGCCCGCGTCGTGCTGCACGTGCCGGACGGCGACAGCGGGACCGTCGCGCCGACCACGGTCGCGGCCGTCACCGGCCAGCTCCAGACGCTGCCGCACGTCAGCCTCGTCGAGCCCGCGCAGACCAGCGCGGACGGCCGCACCGCCGTGCTGTCCGTGCAGTACGACGCCCCGGTCACGGACGTCGACCCGCCCGCCGCGAACGCAGCGCTGGACGACGCGGCTGCACCGGCGCGCGACGCCGGTCTGCAGACCGAGCTCGGCGGCGAGGTGCCCGACCAGATCGCGCCGGGCGGCAACTCCGAGATGATCGGCATCGCCGTCGCTGCGGTGATCCTGGTGCTGGCGTTCGGGTCGCTGCTCGCGGCCGGGCTGCCGCTGCTGATCGCACTCGCCGGGCTCGGCGTCGGCATGGGGTTGGTGACCGTGCTGGCCGGCAGCACCAAGATCAGCACCATCACCCCGACCGTGGCCGCGATGGTCGGTATCGGCGTGGGCATCGACTACGCCCTGTTCATCGTGGACCGGCACCGTCAGCACCTGCTGGCCGGTGAGTCGGTCGTCGAGTCGGCCGCTGCTGCGGTCTCGACCGCCGGACGCTCCGTCGTGGTCGCCGGCTGCACCGTGCTGGTGGCGCTGAGTGGCCTGGTCGTCAGCGGGCTGCCCAACTTCATGCTGATGGGCGTCGCGACCGGCCTGGTCGTGGCGGTCAGCGTCGTCGCCGCGACCACCCTGCTGCCCGCGCTGCTCGGCCTGGCCGGTCAGCGCGTGCTGGGCCGGCGTACGCGTCGCCGGATCGCCGCCGGCGAGCCCGCCGTCGTCGTCCGGACGCGCCCGACGATCGCGCACCGCTGGGCCGTGCAGGCCGTCAAGCACCCGTGGCGCTATGCCGCGGCGAGCCTGGCCGTCCTGCTCGCGCTGGCAGCGCCGGTCCTGGGCATGCACCTCGGCCAGAGCGACGCGAGCAGCGAGTCGACGTCCAGCACGACGCGTCGGGCGTACGACATCGTGGACGCCGCGTTCGGGCCGGGCTCGAACGGTCCGCTGGTGGTGGTGGAGGACCTGACCGTCTCGGGCGCACCGGCGCCTACGGCGCTCGCCGCGCAGCTCGCCAGCTACCCCGGCGTCGTGGCCGTCGGCGCCCCGGTGCTCGACGCGCACGGTGACACGGCCGTCGTCACGGTGGTGCCGTCGTCCGGACCGCAGGCGGCGGCGACGTCCGAGCTGGTCACCACCCTGCGGGCGGACCTGCCGGACTCGATCTCGCTCACCGGGCCCACCGCGGGCTTCATCGACTTCAACGACTTCGTGCAGGAGCACCTGCTGCGGGTCATCGTGGTCGTGGTGGCGGCGTCGTTCCTGCTGCTCTGCCTGCTGCTGCGCTCGATCGTCGCACCGCTGAAGGCCGCGCTGATGAACCTGCTGTCGGTGGCCGCCGCGTACGGCGCGATCACCGCGCTGTTCCAGTGGGGCTGGGGGACGTCGTTCCTCGGGCTGGAGAAGGCGGTGCCGGTCAACGCGTTCGTGCCGCTCTTCATGTTCGCGATCCTGTTCGGGCTCAGCATGGACTACGAGGTGTTCCTGCTCGGCCGGATCAAGGAGGAGTGGGACCGCAGCCACGACGTCAAGGGCAGCGTGGTCGCCGGGTTGTCCTCCACCGCCCGGGTGATCAGCTCGGCCGCGGTGATCATGGTCGCCGTCTTCGCGGGCTTCGCGATGGACGACTCGGTGGCGGTGAAGATGATCGGCACCGGCCTGGCCGTCGCCGTCCTGGTGGACGCCACCATCGTCCGCCTGGTGCTGGTGCCCGCCGTGATGACCCTCATGGGTCCCGCCACCTGGTGGCTGCCCGGACGTCGTCCGCGCCCCACCGCTCCTGCTGAAACCCCCACCCGTGAACTCGTTCTCGCAGAGGAGATGTCATGA